The Trichoderma atroviride chromosome 5, complete sequence genome contains a region encoding:
- a CDS encoding uncharacterized protein (EggNog:ENOG41) has protein sequence MAAETVATTQLRLASPNGIITRTVLKSPLRDALPSEMPIIDISSIFSPSLGERQAVAQQVRAAAQNMGFFYIKNHGIPEDVTQNAYEACLAFFRQDMETKIKADYKNAKWGNGYKAPDTQRLNPYEGIDVRESFSYRYDPQYDPAVGEEGLEDIPEEVKRHLRNEVYPWEKTSNLPRLKESMVRHIGECLALARALTRCFALSLGLEEGVFDDKVKYPDASYGLNYYPPITQRATGATGILQDDDEEQVSIGSHTDFQLFTILWQDSHGGLQVLNKQGQWLRAKPIADTLVVNLGDFMQRITNDAYISTVHRARNYSGKERVSIPFFWGFGLHETCSVVVVKEGEEKKYEDVKCEEWVRRRIEGMLQLN, from the coding sequence ATGGCGGCAGAAACAGTCGCAACGACGCAGCtgcgcctcgcctcgcccaaCGGCATCATCACACGAACCGTCCTGAAATCTCCCCTCCGTGATGCGCTGCCCTCTGAAATGCCCATCATCGACATCTCGTCCATCTTCAGCCCGTCCCTCGGCGAGCGCCAGGCCGTCGCCCAGCAGGTGCGCGCGGCAGCCCAGAACATGGGCTTCTTCTACATCAAGAACCACGGAATTCCCGAGGACGTGACACAAAACGCCTACGAGGCATGTCTGGCGTTCTTCAGGCAGGACATGGAgaccaagatcaaggccgaCTACAAGAATGCGAAATGGGGCAATGGCTACAAGGCACCGGACACGCAGCGGCTGAATCCGTACGAGGGGATTGATGTGCGGGAGTCGTTTTCGTATCGCTACGACCCGCAGTATGATCCTGCGGTTGGGGAAGAAGGGCTTGAGGATATACCGGAGGAAGTGAAGAGGCATCTGCGCAATGAAGTGTATCcgtgggagaagacgagcaaCCTGCCGAGGCTGAAGGAGAGCATGGTGAGGCATATCGGGGAGtgtctggcgctggcgaggGCGCTGACGAGGTGCTTTGCGCTGTCGCTGGGGTTGGAGGAGGGAGTCTTTGATGACAAGGTCAAGTATCCCGATGCGTCGTATGGCCTGAATTACTATCCGCCGATTACACAAAGGGCTACTGGTGCTACTGGGATACTacaagatgatgatgaagaacaaGTGTCGATCGGTTCACACACAGActtccagctcttcaccATCCTCTGGCAAGACTCGCACGGCGGGCTGCAGGTGCTCAACAAGCAGGGCCAGTGGCTGCGCGCAAAGCCCATTGCCGACACGCTGGTGGTGAACCTGGGCGACTTTATGCAGCGCATCACAAACGATGCCTACATCAGCACGGTGCACCGGGCAAGAAACTACAGCGGCAAGGAGCGGGTGAGCATCCCGTTCTTTTGGGGCTTTGGGCTGCATGAGACGTGCAGCGTTGTGGTTgtcaaggagggcgaggagaagaagtatGAGGATGTCAAGTGTGAAGAGTgggtgaggaggaggattgAGGGTATGTTGCAGTTGAACTAA
- a CDS encoding uncharacterized protein (EggNog:ENOG41), protein MDGITSPPWAHGCEPAAINPHPASFVTYFPAASEAKTNILETSWADDFVAQRPAIISRAWCRVPAVAGPLTIHRGRTIMKRVGRSASARAVRPRMAVAVEVAEDPEETQRASRRRLNSFVPPAHEAELELKGSPLSRAEVVGIMVRAKVNVANCFLQEEHTNLSEQKLLAKQSTFSKFTVPLKRRFRDYSSIDFDYASGGNRIAIFSELDPLISKALQTGVTEIDVSMASVTEAAANLQSTLRNARTSLAASGAPDQSDIADVTEPSSPLALEPNESKSDAKSPTKRSTQSPSPTKSSKSFRKRLSDTIVKLLPASSPRAEPSPIKPASPPTAQRDDRERRGSIIIRSPNTTRSPLSSNSTPGLIQWPGRISKESPFARWRPKRKSEPVTRLSPEFPSPSRNEYSPVSSVAPESPTRYIRPREPTPSKWHSFQPSTPSRKPSSTAATHKADNELELVKSLPAWMQHTESASVFESCNLSNIDFGPSSPSFTGSVSWMNSPENATESERTRIIRRRKSEPLFRNLLKTRASRRISLSPQKSVSASGVMPASELFSHLEEIPRTSDISNVSASINSIASPSANVPEFSNLPTALANAPDVSSQDTSQQANKTMDVLTAKYKERMKAIMRATGSTLDADDVFKPDNEQTAVERLAKMAETHCNGHAKVVVAKERGRLFVRFKLPFEYSHLFPESQGADETHYSNAPSASKSPLVQAPRSSPKPRLTEDEMWELEEELYADERAIHNKTLVVSDFGSSPVKGQSTTSPAYDRLPSSSPAPQSATSPAYDRLPTSSPSLPPQDENDVSFAFPDVSYELEGNTTIPGLADPSPAKTPKTPIQNIAAFNSDGDTLSFKAVNRKLALTANAEKDAEKEAEQSQPAPSSATTRADSPERDYMRDFIRRSKHRRPSTTALGSPIAQTQRQPLGARSPNMETQQPEKRKFESSEDGENEAAAEPAAKKIRRTRSTPPKPAAAAAHADSGDEDPLSAAVAPPAAPAPAPPASVSSSRRSTRLTARSAIPKPSGPAAPVRVGRPVGRPRRTEQGTVDVVHQTRANTRRNKGKAEYPAQVLARQAEAAGEAEEIVGAQGSDQPAGAAAVPRTRRGKSVVWKEPLADFQEEAAKPQAAKPKRGRPAGTAGSKTTAARPSGANRVSKPAPKVSAATARQRTSRLAAGLGMAGNGTPAPKRVTRASTRSQNTTDSHAAPKIMSLSPP, encoded by the exons ATGGACGGTATCACCAGCCCACCATGGGCTCACGGGTGCGAACCCGCTGCGAT CAATCCTCATCCAGCATCGTTTGTGACCTATTTCCCTGCGGCCAGCGAGGCCAAGACGAATATCCTCGAGAC ATCGTGGGCAGACGACTTCGTCGCCCAAAGACCAGCGATAATCTCCCGCGCCTGGTGCCGCGTCCCCGCTGTGGCCGGCCCTTTGACTATCCACAGAGGCAGAACGATCATGAAGCGAGTTGGACGATCAGCGAGCGCTCGGGCAGTGAGGCCTCGGATGGCCGTTGCCGTCGAAGTTGCCGAGGACCCAGAAGAGACACAGAGGGCGAGTCGCCGCAGACTCAACTCATTTGTGCCGCCAGCGCAtgaggccgagctggagctgaaaGGATCACCTCTGTCTCGAGCAGAAGTTGTGGGCATAATGGTTCGCGCCAAGG TCAATGTCGCAAACTGCTTCCTCCAAGAAGAGCACACCAATCTATCAGAGCAGAAACTcctggccaagcagagcaCATTCTCCAAGTTTACTGTTCCTCTGAAGCGCCGCTTCCGCGATTATTCCTCCATCGACTTCGACTATGCCAGCGGCGGCAATAGAATTGCCATTTTCAGCGAGCTCGATCCCCTCATCTCCAAAGCTCTTCAGACCGGCGTCACAGAGATCGACGTCAGCATGGCATCCGTCACAGAGGCTGCGGCCAACCTCCAATCGACTCTTCGTAATGCACGAACCTCCCTTGCTGCTAGCGGTGCACCGGATCAATCAGATATTGCAGACGTCACTGAGCCATCGAGCCCTCTGGCTTTAGAGCCAAACGAATCCAAGTCTGACGCCAAGTCGCCTACGAAGAGATCTACCCAATCACCGAGCCCgacaaagagcagcaagagcttcCGCAAGAGACTCAGCGACACAATTGTCAAGCTGTTGCCTGCTTCTAGCCCTCGTGCTGAGCCTTCTCCCATCAAGCCAGCTAGTCCTCCGACAGCACAGAGAGATGATCGCGAGAGAAGAGGATCCATCATTATCAGAAGCCCCAATACAACAAGATCGCCATTATCTTCAAATTCAACCCCTGGCCTGATTCAGTGGCCTGGCAGAATCTCCAAAGAGTCGCCTTTTGCGCGTTGGCGACCAAAGCGCAAGTCAGAGCCCGTCACTCGTCTTTCACCAGAgtttccatctccttctcgcAACGAGTACTCTCCTGTCAGCTCTGTAGCGCCTGAATCTCCTACTCGCTATATTCGCCCCCGCGAACCTACCCCTTCCAAGTGGCACAGCTTCCAGCCTTCTACGCCCAGCAGAAAACCATCTTCTACAGCAGCTACGCACAAAGCCGATAACGAATTGGAGCTAGTCAAGTCTCTACCCGCGTGGATGCAGCACACCGAATCAGCCTCCGTATTTGAAAGCTGCAATCTCAGCAATATCGACTTTGgaccctcttctccctcattCACTGGTTCTGTTTCCTGGATGAACAGCCCCGAGAATGCTACTGAGAGTGAACGGACTAGAATCATCAGGCGACGCAAAAGTGAGCCGCTGTTCAGAAACTTGCTCAAGACTCGTGCTTCGCGGCGAATCTCACTTTCACCTCAGAAATCTGTGAGCGCGAGCGGGGTTATGCCTGCCTCTGAACTTTTCTCCCACCTGGAAGAAATCCCCCGCACTTCTGACATCTCCAACGTTTCTGCAAGCATCAACTCTATCGCATCGCCTTCAGCCAACGTGCCTGAATTTTCCAATCTTCCCACAGCTCTAGCCAACGCGCCCGACGTGTCATCTCAAGATACCAGTCAACAAGCCAACAAGACCATGGATGTTCTCACCGCCAAATACAAGGAGAGGATGAAGGCCATTATGAGAGCCACCGGCAGCACCCTCGACGCCGATGATGTGTTCAAGCCAGATAATGAGCAAACCGCAGTGGAACGactggccaagatggcagagacTCATTGCAATGGCCACGCTAAGGTCGTGGTCGCCAAAGAGCGCGGAAGACTTTTTGTTCGGTTTAAGCTGCCGTTTGAATATTCCCACCTCTTCCCCGAAAGCCAAGGTGCAGACGAGACTCACTACTCGAACGCTCCCTCTGCTTCGAAATCGCCACTAGTCCAGGCCCCTCGCTCTTCTCCGAAGCCTCGACTCACAGAGGATGAGATGTgggagctggaagaagaacTTTACGCCGACGAGCGCGCTATACATAACAAGACCCTCGTCGTTTCCGACTTTGGCAGCTCCCCCGTCAAGGGACAGAGCACCACCTCGCCCGCTTACGACCGACTGCCATCAAGCTCGCCTGCTCCGCAAAGCGCTACCTCTCCCGCCTATGACAGGCTTCCTACCAGCTCACCCTCGCTGCCGCCACAGGACGAAAACGATGTCAGCTTCGCTTTCCCCGACGTCTCCTACGAGCTTGAGGGCAATACTACGATTCCTGGTCTCGCAGACCCGTCGCCTGCCAAGACACCCAAGACACCCATCCAGAACATCGCCGCGTTCAACTCGGATGGCGACACTCTGTCGTTCAAGGCCGTCAACCGCAAGCTAGCTCTCACAGCCAACGCCGAGAAGGACGCCGAGAAGGAAGCCGAACAGTCACAGCCCGCGCCATCATCCGCCACCACCCGTGCCGACTCACCAGAGCGCGACTACATGCGAGACTTTATCCGGCGCTCAAAGCACAGGCGGCCTTCGACAACGGCGCTCGGCTCTCCTATCGCGCAGACCCAGCGACAACCTCTTGGTGCGAGAAGCCCTAACATGGAAACTCAGCAGCCAGAGAAGCGCAAGTTTGAGAGCAGCGAAGACGGTGAGAacgaggctgcagctgagccTGCCGCAAAGAAGATCCGCCGAACCCGATCCACACCGCCGAAGCctgctgccgcagctgcccACGCGGACTCGGGTGACGAAGATCCCCTTTCGGCGGCCGTtgctcctccagctgccCCAGCCCCTGCCCCGCCCGCCTCTGTTTCTTCCTCCCGCCGATCGACTCGCCTAACGGCCAGAAGCGCTATCCCGAAGCCTTCTGGTCCCGCGGCACCTGTCCGGGTAGGACGTCCTGTTGGACGTCCGCGACGTACCGAGCAGGGGACGGTGGACGTTGTCCACCAAACTCGCGCCAACACCCGCCGTAACAAGGGGAAGGCCGAGTACCCAGCTCAGGTGCTCGCCCGGCAGGCCGAGGCagcaggagaagcagaggagaTCGTCGGCGCCCAGGGATCCGACCAACccgctggcgctgcagcagtCCCTAGGACTCGCCGCGGCAAAAGTGTGGTCTGGAAGGAGCCCCTGGCCGACTTCCaagaggaggcggcgaagCCCCAGGCGGCCAAGCCCAAGCGAGGCCGGCCCGCAGGAACTGCCGGTTCCAAGACCACGGCGGCGAGGCCCTCTGGCGCAAATCGCGTCAGCAAGCCCGCGCCGAAGGTCTCGGCAGCCACTGCTCGGCAGCGAACCTCACGGCTCGCTGCCGGCCTGGGCATGGCCGGTAACGGGACACCCGCTCCGAAGCGGGTGACCCGGGCGTCGACCCGGAGCCAGAA CACAACCGACTCCCACGCCGCCCCAAAGATCATGTCGCTCTCTCCTCCCTAG
- a CDS encoding uncharacterized protein (BUSCO:EOG092D49MT), with product MNRLFGSKPTGPKPTLNGAISNIDTRIASIDTKLKALNGELSAYQDKLSKMRDGPGKQAIKQKALKVLQRRKAYEAEKDKLESQVWNMEQAQTMQDNLKNVMTQVDAMKTTNKELRKQYGKIDLDKIERLQDDMADLLDVGNEIQESLARGYDIPDEVDEAELDAELEALGMEAELEQEYGSGAVPGFLTDEVVPEFVDEPPQTEEKVKQAAG from the coding sequence ATGAATCGCCTCTTCGGCTCCAAGCCCACCGGCCCCAAACCAACCCTCAACGGCGCAATCTCCAACATCGACACCCGCATCGCCTCCATCGacaccaagctcaaggccctCAACGGCGAACTCTCCGCCTACCAAGACAAGCTCTCCAAAATGCGCGACGGCCCCGGCAAGCAGGCCATCAAGCAAAAGGCCCTCAAGGTCCTGCAGCGCCGCAAAGCCTACGAGGCCGAAAAGGACAAGCTCGAAAGCCAAGTCTGGAACATGGAGCAGGCGCAGACCATGCAGGACAACCTCAAGAACGTCATGACCCAGGTCGACGCCATGAAGACGACCAATAAAGAGCTGCGCAAGCAGTATGGCAAGATTGACCTCGACAAGATTGAGCGCCTGCAGGACGACATGGCAGATCTGCTCGATGTCGGCAATGAGATCCAGGAGAGCCTTGCGAGGGGCTATGATATACCCGATGAggtggacgaggccgagctggatgCTGAGCTGGAGGCGTTGGGCATggaggccgagctggagcaggagtATGGCAGTGGCGCCGTGCCGGGCTTTTTGACGGATGAGGTTGTGCCCGAGTTTGTGGACGAGCCGCCGCAGACGGAGGAGAAGGTGAAGCAGGCTGCGGGTTGA